In the Pseudothauera hydrothermalis genome, one interval contains:
- the ngg gene encoding N-acetylglutaminylglutamine synthetase, whose translation MIRKQIARALRAGKQPLHLPAGQPEAVAMPENVIVECGWGRWLPAQTWRDPAQLAAELLRERPGQRDIAFYVEKPQVVVASAPQQLFLDPSDAFRLQLAGYRAPRAGRRGFTLRRLRTRADVAAINALYRARRMVPVDPQRVWRERASRAITYALAEDRASGEVIGVAMGLDHVEAFADAQHGASLWALAVAPQAAHPGVGEALVRYLAEHYLARGRAWMDVSVMHDNVQAIALYEKLGFQRIPAFAVKRRNAINEPLFTGPAEALAGLNPYARLIVDEAMRRGIHAEVLDAENGYFRLTLGGRSIVCRESLSELTSAVAMSRCQDKRVTLKLLAGAGLRVPVQADAADEAAWQALLTAHGAVVVKPVEGEQGKGISVNLTAAAEVRAAIERARRFCDRVIVEQYCSGQDLRIVVIDYRVVAAAVRRPPMVVGDGRSTVRELIEKQSRRRAAATGGESRIPLDAETERCVRAQGHGLDEVLPAEERLQVRNTANLHTGGTIHDVTDELHPALRAAAEKAARELDIPVTGLDFLVPAVDGPDYVIIEANERPGLANHEPQPTAERFVDLLFPRSRSQQGDGA comes from the coding sequence ATGATTCGCAAGCAGATCGCCCGCGCGCTGCGCGCCGGCAAACAGCCCCTGCATCTGCCCGCCGGGCAGCCCGAGGCGGTGGCGATGCCCGAGAACGTCATCGTCGAATGCGGCTGGGGGCGCTGGCTGCCGGCGCAGACCTGGCGCGACCCGGCGCAGCTGGCCGCCGAGCTCTTGCGGGAACGCCCCGGTCAGCGCGACATCGCCTTCTATGTCGAGAAGCCCCAGGTGGTGGTGGCCAGCGCGCCGCAGCAGCTCTTCCTCGACCCTTCGGACGCCTTCCGCCTGCAACTGGCCGGCTACCGTGCCCCGCGCGCCGGCCGGCGCGGCTTCACCCTGCGCCGCCTGCGCACCCGCGCCGACGTGGCGGCGATCAACGCCCTGTATCGCGCGCGCCGCATGGTGCCGGTGGACCCGCAGCGGGTGTGGCGCGAGCGCGCCAGCCGGGCCATTACCTATGCGCTGGCCGAAGACCGCGCCAGCGGCGAGGTGATCGGGGTGGCGATGGGCCTGGATCATGTCGAGGCCTTTGCCGACGCCCAGCACGGCGCCAGCCTGTGGGCGCTGGCGGTGGCCCCGCAGGCCGCCCATCCCGGGGTGGGCGAGGCCCTGGTGCGCTATCTTGCCGAGCACTACCTGGCGCGCGGCCGTGCGTGGATGGACGTGTCGGTGATGCACGACAACGTCCAGGCCATCGCTCTCTACGAGAAGCTCGGCTTCCAGCGCATTCCCGCCTTTGCGGTCAAGCGCCGCAACGCGATCAACGAGCCGTTGTTTACCGGCCCGGCCGAAGCGCTGGCCGGCCTCAACCCGTACGCCCGGCTGATCGTGGACGAGGCCATGCGTCGCGGCATCCATGCCGAGGTGCTGGATGCAGAGAACGGTTACTTCCGCCTCACCCTGGGCGGGCGCAGCATCGTCTGCCGCGAGTCGCTCTCGGAGCTCACCAGCGCGGTGGCGATGAGCCGCTGCCAAGACAAGCGCGTCACCCTCAAGCTGCTCGCCGGCGCGGGACTCAGAGTGCCGGTGCAGGCCGATGCGGCCGACGAGGCCGCCTGGCAGGCGCTGCTGACTGCGCATGGCGCGGTGGTGGTCAAACCGGTAGAGGGCGAGCAGGGCAAGGGTATCAGCGTGAACCTCACCGCGGCCGCGGAGGTGCGGGCCGCCATCGAGCGCGCCCGCCGGTTCTGCGACCGGGTCATCGTCGAGCAGTACTGCAGCGGCCAGGACCTGCGCATCGTGGTCATCGACTACCGGGTGGTGGCCGCCGCGGTGCGCCGCCCGCCGATGGTGGTGGGCGACGGGCGCAGCACGGTGCGCGAGCTGATCGAAAAGCAAAGCCGGCGCCGCGCCGCGGCCACCGGCGGCGAGTCGCGCATCCCGCTGGATGCGGAAACCGAGCGCTGCGTGCGCGCCCAGGGCCACGGTCTGGACGAGGTGCTGCCCGCCGAGGAGCGCCTGCAGGTGCGCAATACCGCCAACCTGCACACCGGCGGCACCATCCACGACGTCACCGACGAGCTGCACCCGGCGCTGCGTGCGGCGGCGGAGAAGGCCGCGCGCGAGTTGGACATCCCGGTCACCGGGCTGGATTTTCTGGTGCCGGCGGTCGACGGCCCGGACTACGTGATCATCGAAGCCAACGAACGCCCCGGGCTGGCCAACCACGAACCCCAGCCCACCGCCGAGCGCTTCGTCGACCTGCTGTTTCCGCGCTCGCGCAGCCAGCAAGGAGATGGCGCATGA
- a CDS encoding N-acetylglutaminylglutamine amidotransferase, whose product MCGIAGEIRFDGQTPDLGAIARMNQRQARRGPDNGGVYAQGSQAWGHRRLKIMDLSESAQQPMVDPELGLGIVFNGAVYNHPELRRELEGKGYRFYSHGDTEVLLKAYHAWGLDFVKRLNGMFAFAIWERDSGRVLLGRDRLGIKPLYYAEIPGGFRFASSLPALVEAGGVDTTVDPAALNFYLSFHAVVPAPHTIYAGVRKLPPGTLMQIEPDGSRRERSFWTLMYPQEPADEARSFEEWTEILLDGLRAAVKRRLVADVPVGALLSGGVDSSLIVGLMSEAGVRDLRTYNVGFEDVGGEKGNEFEYAEIVAREFGTCHERIFVPEAQLLTRLPEAVEAMSEPMVSHDCIGFYLLSEAVSRHSKVVQSGQGADEVFGGYYWYPKLAGSADPVADYLAAFRDRDYEEYLRTVNPAWHGVDASAAFVAAHFNAPGADDPVDKALRLDTTIMLVDDPVKRVDNMTMAFGLEARVPFLDHELVELAARIPARHKLAHGGKGVLKEAARKVIPSAVIDRPKGYFPVPALKYLQGPVLERVRDALSSRAARERGLFRQDYVDTLLADPSAHITPLRGSKLWQLGLLEWWLQSHAT is encoded by the coding sequence ATGTGCGGCATTGCCGGTGAGATCAGATTCGACGGACAGACCCCCGACCTGGGTGCGATTGCACGCATGAACCAGCGCCAGGCGCGGCGCGGCCCGGACAATGGCGGGGTGTATGCCCAGGGTTCCCAGGCCTGGGGCCACAGGCGCTTGAAGATCATGGATCTCTCCGAATCCGCGCAGCAGCCCATGGTGGATCCCGAGCTGGGGCTCGGCATCGTGTTCAACGGCGCGGTGTACAACCACCCGGAACTGCGCCGCGAGCTGGAAGGCAAGGGCTACCGCTTCTATTCGCACGGCGACACCGAGGTGCTGCTCAAGGCCTACCACGCCTGGGGGCTGGACTTCGTGAAGCGCCTCAACGGCATGTTCGCCTTCGCCATCTGGGAGCGCGACAGCGGCCGCGTGCTGCTCGGCCGCGACCGCCTGGGCATCAAGCCGCTGTACTACGCGGAAATCCCCGGCGGCTTCCGCTTCGCTTCCAGCCTGCCTGCGCTGGTCGAAGCCGGCGGGGTGGACACCACGGTGGACCCGGCCGCACTCAATTTCTACCTCTCCTTCCACGCCGTGGTGCCGGCGCCGCACACCATCTATGCCGGGGTGCGCAAGCTGCCGCCGGGCACGCTGATGCAGATCGAACCCGACGGCAGCCGCCGCGAGCGCAGCTTCTGGACGCTGATGTATCCGCAGGAGCCGGCCGACGAGGCGCGCAGCTTCGAGGAATGGACCGAGATCCTGCTCGACGGCCTGCGCGCCGCGGTGAAGCGCCGCCTGGTGGCCGACGTGCCGGTGGGCGCACTGCTCTCCGGCGGGGTGGATTCCAGCCTCATCGTCGGCCTGATGTCTGAAGCCGGGGTGCGCGACCTGCGCACCTACAACGTCGGTTTCGAGGATGTCGGCGGCGAGAAGGGTAACGAGTTCGAGTACGCCGAGATCGTTGCGCGAGAGTTCGGCACCTGCCACGAGCGCATCTTCGTGCCCGAGGCGCAACTGCTCACCCGCCTGCCCGAGGCGGTCGAGGCGATGAGCGAGCCGATGGTGAGCCACGACTGCATCGGCTTCTACCTGCTCTCCGAGGCGGTGTCGCGCCACAGCAAGGTGGTGCAAAGCGGCCAGGGCGCGGACGAGGTGTTCGGCGGCTACTACTGGTATCCCAAGCTCGCCGGCAGCGCCGATCCGGTGGCCGACTATCTGGCGGCTTTTCGCGACCGCGACTACGAAGAATACCTGCGCACGGTGAATCCGGCTTGGCATGGGGTGGATGCCAGCGCGGCCTTCGTTGCCGCGCACTTCAACGCCCCGGGCGCCGACGACCCGGTGGACAAGGCGCTGCGCCTGGACACTACCATCATGCTGGTAGACGACCCGGTCAAGCGGGTCGACAACATGACCATGGCCTTTGGCCTGGAGGCGCGGGTGCCCTTTCTCGATCACGAGTTGGTCGAATTGGCCGCGCGCATCCCGGCGCGCCACAAGCTGGCGCACGGCGGCAAGGGCGTGCTCAAGGAGGCTGCGCGCAAGGTGATTCCGTCGGCGGTCATCGACCGCCCCAAGGGCTACTTTCCGGTGCCGGCGCTCAAGTACCTGCAGGGCCCGGTGCTCGAACGGGTGCGCGACGCGCTCTCCAGCCGCGCCGCGCGTGAACGCGGGCTGTTCCGCCAGGATTATGTCGACACCCTGCTGGCCGACCCATCCGCCCACATCACGCCGCTGCGCGGCTCCAAGCTGTGGCAGCTCGGCCTGCTCGAATGGTGGCTGCAGAGCCATGCTACCTGA
- the thiL gene encoding thiamine-phosphate kinase: protein MPSEFDLIRRHFLRPTQHTALAGGDDAALIAPRPGMQLAVSTDMLVAGTHFFADTDARDLGWKALAVNVSDLAAMGAEPRWAFLALALPTADDAWLTAFAEGFYACAAAFGVDLAGGDTTRGPLDVCVTVIGETPAGQALTRAGARPGDELWVSGQPGFAALGLWALRDGLRLAPVGRTRCLAALHRPQPRVALGQALRGVASAALDVSDGLIGDLRHLLQASGCGAQIDLSALPLAALTDYGAAHEVALRALLSGGDDYELLFTATAAHHADIAALAERLDLPLHCIGRLNDRPGEILLRAADGSLQPPQTTGYDHFA, encoded by the coding sequence ATGCCCAGTGAATTCGATCTGATCCGCCGCCACTTTCTGCGGCCCACCCAACACACCGCGCTGGCCGGCGGCGATGACGCCGCGCTGATCGCCCCGCGCCCCGGCATGCAGTTGGCGGTATCCACCGACATGCTGGTGGCCGGCACCCATTTTTTTGCCGACACCGATGCACGCGACCTGGGCTGGAAGGCGCTGGCAGTCAATGTTTCCGACCTCGCGGCGATGGGCGCCGAGCCGCGCTGGGCCTTCCTTGCGCTGGCGCTGCCCACTGCCGATGACGCTTGGCTGACGGCCTTCGCAGAAGGTTTTTATGCCTGCGCGGCAGCGTTCGGCGTGGATTTGGCCGGCGGCGACACCACCCGCGGACCGCTCGATGTGTGCGTCACGGTGATCGGCGAGACGCCCGCCGGACAGGCACTCACCCGCGCCGGCGCGCGCCCTGGGGACGAACTATGGGTGTCGGGCCAACCGGGCTTCGCCGCGCTCGGACTGTGGGCGCTGCGCGACGGTCTGCGGCTGGCTCCCGTAGGTCGCACACGGTGCCTGGCCGCCCTGCACCGGCCGCAGCCGCGGGTGGCGCTGGGCCAGGCGCTGCGCGGCGTGGCCAGCGCCGCGCTCGACGTGTCCGACGGCTTGATCGGCGACCTGCGCCACCTGCTGCAAGCATCCGGCTGCGGGGCGCAGATCGACCTGTCAGCCCTGCCACTTGCGGCACTCACCGACTATGGCGCAGCGCACGAGGTCGCGCTGCGGGCGCTGTTGTCCGGCGGTGACGACTACGAGCTGTTGTTTACCGCCACGGCCGCCCACCATGCGGACATCGCCGCACTCGCCGAGCGCCTCGATCTGCCGTTACACTGCATCGGTCGACTCAACGATAGACCGGGCGAGATACTGTTGCGCGCCGCCGACGGCAGCCTGCAGCCGCCCCAAACCACCGGCTATGACCACTTCGCTTGA
- a CDS encoding phosphatidylglycerophosphatase A has protein sequence MRPDARFLFSHPAHFIALGFGAGLSPKAPGTVGTLVGWLLYPLLRTPVSEGVFLAFLLSLFVAGVIAAERTGRALGVPDHGAIVWDEMVAIWLVLLFTPVSLLWQAAAVAIFRFFDIVKPPPIRLADQRLKGGFGVMFDDLIAAGYTLLVLAVLVSLFG, from the coding sequence ATGCGACCCGACGCCCGCTTCCTGTTCAGCCACCCGGCGCACTTTATCGCCCTCGGCTTCGGTGCCGGCCTGTCGCCCAAGGCACCGGGCACGGTCGGCACCCTGGTCGGCTGGCTGCTCTATCCGCTGCTACGCACCCCGGTCTCCGAAGGCGTGTTCCTTGCTTTCCTGCTCAGCCTGTTCGTCGCCGGTGTGATCGCCGCCGAGCGCACCGGGCGCGCGCTGGGCGTGCCGGACCATGGCGCCATCGTCTGGGATGAGATGGTGGCGATCTGGTTGGTGCTGCTGTTTACCCCGGTATCGCTGCTGTGGCAGGCGGCCGCAGTGGCCATTTTCCGCTTTTTCGACATCGTCAAGCCGCCGCCGATCCGCCTGGCCGACCAGCGCCTCAAGGGCGGTTTCGGGGTGATGTTCGACGACCTCATCGCCGCCGGCTACACCTTGCTGGTGCTCGCCGTATTGGTCTCGCTGTTCGGTTGA
- a CDS encoding CinA family protein has product METELAALSRRLGEVLLARRWTLATAESCTGGWIATAVTATAGSSAWFDRGFVTYSNDAKCEMLEVSPVTLATHGAVSEATVREMVAGALAHSRADVAVAVSGIAGPTGGSAAKPVGTVCIGWGVCGHPPQTETLRLSGDREAIRRQTVAHALRRLIALAADAGPTAA; this is encoded by the coding sequence ATGGAAACTGAACTGGCCGCGCTATCCCGCCGCTTGGGCGAGGTGTTGCTGGCACGCCGCTGGACGCTCGCCACCGCCGAATCGTGCACCGGCGGCTGGATCGCCACCGCGGTCACCGCCACCGCTGGCAGTTCGGCGTGGTTCGACCGCGGTTTTGTCACCTACTCCAACGACGCCAAGTGCGAGATGCTGGAAGTCTCCCCGGTCACGCTGGCCACCCACGGCGCGGTGAGCGAAGCCACGGTGCGCGAGATGGTGGCCGGGGCGCTGGCGCACAGCCGCGCCGACGTGGCGGTGGCGGTATCCGGCATTGCCGGCCCCACCGGCGGCAGCGCGGCCAAGCCGGTCGGCACGGTGTGCATCGGCTGGGGGGTGTGCGGCCATCCGCCACAGACCGAAACGCTGCGATTGAGCGGCGACCGCGAAGCCATCCGCAGGCAAACCGTCGCGCACGCACTGAGGCGGCTGATCGCCCTGGCGGCAGACGCCGGCCCCACCGCGGCTTGA
- the recA gene encoding recombinase RecA, whose amino-acid sequence MDDNKAKALAAALSQIEKQFGKGSIMRMGDGSIERDIQTVSTGSLGLDIALGLGGLPRGRVVEIYGPESSGKTTLTLQVIAEMQKLGGTAAFIDAEHALDVGYAEKLGVNIADLLISQPDTGEQALEIADMLVRSGGVDIVVVDSVAALTPKAEIEGEMGDQLPGLQARLMSQALRKLTANIKRTNTLVIFINQIRMKIGVMFGNPETTTGGNALKFYASVRMDIRRTGTIKRGEEVIGSETKVKVVKNKVAPPFKEAHFDILYGEGVSREGEIIDLGVEHKIIEKSGAWYAYNGDKIGQGKDNVREFLRANPALAREIENKVRAALGLKTLPALGGEPAANAA is encoded by the coding sequence ATGGACGACAACAAGGCCAAGGCGCTTGCCGCCGCGCTCTCGCAGATTGAAAAACAGTTCGGCAAAGGCTCGATCATGCGCATGGGCGACGGCAGCATCGAGCGCGACATCCAGACCGTATCCACCGGCTCGCTGGGCCTGGACATTGCCCTGGGACTAGGCGGCCTGCCGCGCGGCCGGGTGGTGGAGATCTACGGCCCGGAATCGTCCGGTAAAACCACCTTGACCCTGCAGGTGATCGCCGAAATGCAAAAGCTCGGCGGCACCGCGGCCTTCATCGACGCCGAACACGCACTCGACGTCGGCTATGCCGAAAAGCTCGGCGTCAATATCGCCGATCTGTTGATCAGCCAGCCGGACACCGGCGAGCAGGCGCTGGAAATTGCCGACATGCTGGTGCGCAGCGGGGGGGTGGATATCGTCGTGGTCGACTCGGTAGCTGCGCTCACCCCCAAAGCCGAAATCGAAGGCGAGATGGGCGATCAGCTCCCCGGCCTGCAAGCCCGCCTGATGAGCCAGGCGCTGCGAAAACTCACCGCCAACATCAAGCGCACCAACACCTTGGTGATCTTCATCAACCAGATTCGTATGAAGATCGGCGTCATGTTCGGCAACCCGGAAACCACCACCGGCGGCAACGCGCTCAAGTTCTATGCCAGCGTGCGCATGGACATCCGCCGCACCGGCACGATCAAACGCGGCGAAGAGGTCATCGGCTCCGAAACCAAGGTCAAGGTGGTCAAAAACAAGGTCGCGCCGCCGTTCAAAGAAGCGCATTTCGACATCCTGTACGGCGAAGGCGTGTCCCGTGAGGGCGAGATCATCGACCTCGGCGTGGAGCACAAAATCATCGAAAAATCCGGCGCCTGGTACGCCTACAACGGCGACAAGATCGGCCAGGGCAAAGACAATGTGCGCGAATTCTTGCGCGCCAACCCGGCGCTGGCGCGCGAAATCGAAAACAAAGTGCGCGCGGCTCTGGGCTTGAAGACGCTGCCCGCCCTCGGCGGCGAGCCGGCTGCCAACGCGGCCTGA
- the recX gene encoding recombination regulator RecX, with the protein MAETGLRARALRYLAQREHSRAELARKLADHGSAPEIDALLDRLSELELLSDARFATAWVRGKAARFGTARLRHDLARRGVSDTLIEAALQSEAVESELERAHRVWRTKFAQPPADAREWARQARFLQGRGFAAEVIRKLLKEIPDESAQG; encoded by the coding sequence ATGGCCGAAACGGGTCTACGTGCGCGCGCACTGCGCTATCTCGCCCAACGCGAACATTCGCGCGCCGAGCTGGCGCGCAAGCTCGCCGACCACGGCAGCGCGCCGGAGATCGACGCCCTGCTCGACCGCCTGAGCGAACTGGAACTGCTCTCCGACGCCCGTTTTGCCACCGCCTGGGTGCGAGGCAAGGCCGCACGCTTTGGCACCGCCCGGCTGCGCCACGACCTGGCTCGCCGCGGTGTGTCCGACACGCTGATCGAGGCGGCTTTGCAGAGCGAAGCCGTAGAATCCGAACTGGAGCGCGCACATCGCGTATGGCGCACCAAGTTCGCCCAGCCGCCCGCCGACGCACGCGAATGGGCGCGTCAGGCGCGCTTCCTGCAGGGGCGCGGCTTTGCCGCCGAGGTGATCCGCAAGCTGTTGAAAGAGATCCCGGATGAGTCTGCTCAAGGTTGA
- the lptB gene encoding LPS export ABC transporter ATP-binding protein: MSLLKVEGLQKRYKARTVVHDVGFTVEGGEVVGLLGPNGAGKTTCFYMIVGLVRADGGEITLDGARLTHLPIHQRARRGLSYLPQEMSVFRKLTVEENIRAVLELQKLDRDAIDQRLETLLDELNIAHLRDNMAVSLSGGERRRCEIARALATDPRLILLDEPFAGVDPIAVLDIQKIIRFLKERGIGVLITDHNVRETLGICDHAYIISEGRVLASGQPDDIVRDERVRQVYLGEHFRL, from the coding sequence ATGAGTCTGCTCAAGGTTGAAGGGCTGCAGAAGCGCTACAAGGCGCGTACCGTGGTGCACGATGTCGGCTTTACGGTCGAAGGTGGCGAAGTGGTCGGCCTGCTGGGGCCCAATGGCGCGGGTAAAACCACCTGTTTTTACATGATCGTCGGCCTGGTGCGCGCCGATGGCGGGGAGATCACCCTTGACGGCGCCCGGCTCACCCATCTGCCCATCCACCAGCGTGCGCGCCGCGGCTTATCCTACCTGCCACAGGAGATGAGCGTGTTCCGCAAGCTCACCGTGGAGGAAAACATCCGCGCGGTGCTGGAACTGCAAAAGCTCGACCGCGACGCCATCGACCAGCGCCTGGAAACCCTGCTCGACGAGCTGAACATCGCCCACTTGCGCGACAACATGGCGGTGTCGCTGTCCGGCGGCGAACGCCGGCGCTGCGAAATTGCCCGCGCCCTGGCCACCGATCCGCGGCTGATCCTGCTGGATGAACCGTTTGCCGGGGTCGACCCGATCGCGGTACTCGACATCCAGAAGATCATTCGCTTCCTCAAGGAGCGCGGTATCGGCGTGTTGATCACCGACCACAATGTCCGCGAGACGCTGGGCATCTGCGACCACGCCTATATCATTAGCGAAGGCCGGGTGCTCGCCAGCGGCCAGCCCGATGACATCGTGCGCGACGAGCGCGTGCGCCAGGTCTATCTCGGCGAACACTTCCGCCTGTAA
- a CDS encoding RNA polymerase factor sigma-54 — protein MKPTLQLKLSQHLTLTPQLQQSIKLLQLSTIELNQEIERFLLENPMLERDDGEVGGLGATLPDRPAPGATETSAADGSDAARDDAPEQDPARYDEAGEWLSAAGSGSRRNDDDEEADFQEFHAAATSLRDHLDQQVALSPLSDRDRALVRFIIEALDDDGYLNQSLEELLPLLPEALDFDLDDLNIALRHVQNLEPAGVGARSVQECLSLQLRALPAGATRDLALKIVEHHLALLAERNFVKLKRLLSCDDEALRAAHALICRLDPHPGSRYAAQETRYIIPDVVVRKLHGQWTVSLNPEAVPKLRVNALYAQILQQHRGNGGGLSSQLQEARWLIKNVQQRFDTILRVAQAIVDQQRQFFDHGEVAMRPLTLREIADQLGLHESTVSRVTTQKFMATPRGVFELKYFFGSHVSTDTGGAASSTAIRALIRQLVDAEDRKKPLSDAKIAELLGQQGIVVARRTIAKYRESLNIPPVSLRKTI, from the coding sequence ATGAAACCCACTCTCCAGCTCAAGCTTTCGCAACATCTCACGCTCACCCCGCAACTGCAGCAGTCGATCAAACTGCTGCAGTTATCCACCATCGAGCTGAACCAGGAGATCGAGCGCTTCCTGCTGGAAAACCCGATGCTGGAACGCGACGATGGGGAGGTGGGCGGATTGGGCGCCACGCTGCCGGATCGCCCCGCGCCCGGCGCCACTGAAACCTCGGCGGCCGATGGCAGCGACGCGGCCCGCGACGATGCGCCCGAACAAGACCCCGCACGCTACGATGAAGCTGGCGAATGGCTGAGCGCCGCGGGCAGCGGCAGCCGCCGTAACGACGATGACGAAGAGGCCGATTTCCAGGAGTTCCATGCGGCGGCCACCTCGCTACGCGACCACCTCGATCAACAGGTCGCACTCTCTCCGCTTTCGGACCGCGACCGCGCATTGGTGCGCTTCATCATCGAGGCGCTCGACGACGACGGCTATCTGAACCAATCGCTGGAAGAACTGCTGCCGCTGCTGCCCGAAGCGCTGGATTTCGATCTGGACGATCTGAACATCGCCCTGCGCCATGTGCAAAACCTGGAGCCGGCCGGCGTGGGCGCACGCAGTGTGCAAGAGTGCCTGAGCCTGCAACTGCGCGCCTTGCCCGCGGGCGCCACCCGCGATCTGGCGCTCAAGATTGTGGAGCATCATTTGGCGCTGCTCGCCGAGCGCAATTTCGTCAAACTGAAGCGGCTGTTGTCCTGTGACGATGAGGCGCTGCGTGCAGCCCATGCGCTGATCTGCCGGCTCGATCCGCATCCCGGCTCGCGCTACGCCGCGCAGGAAACCCGCTACATCATCCCGGATGTGGTCGTACGCAAACTGCATGGTCAATGGACGGTGAGCCTCAACCCCGAGGCGGTGCCCAAACTGCGGGTCAACGCCCTGTATGCGCAGATTCTGCAACAGCACCGTGGCAACGGCGGCGGCCTGAGCAGTCAATTGCAAGAAGCGCGCTGGCTGATCAAAAACGTACAGCAGCGCTTCGACACCATCTTGCGGGTGGCCCAAGCCATCGTTGACCAGCAGCGGCAGTTCTTCGATCATGGGGAGGTGGCCATGCGCCCGCTCACCCTGCGCGAAATCGCAGACCAGTTGGGCTTGCATGAATCCACCGTGTCACGGGTCACCACCCAGAAATTCATGGCCACGCCCAGGGGGGTGTTCGAACTCAAGTATTTTTTCGGCAGTCATGTCTCCACCGATACCGGTGGGGCGGCATCCTCCACGGCGATTCGCGCGCTGATTCGCCAGCTGGTGGATGCCGAAGACAGAAAGAAGCCTTTGTCCGACGCCAAGATTGCCGAACTGTTGGGCCAGCAGGGTATCGTCGTCGCACGGCGCACCATCGCCAAATACCGCGAATCGCTCAATATCCCGCCGGTCAGTCTGCGCAAAACAATTTGA
- the hpf gene encoding ribosome hibernation-promoting factor, HPF/YfiA family yields MNLTITGHHVEVTPAIRDYVSSKLDRVIRHFDNVTSVGVILSVEKLDQKAEVTLHTRGKDIFVEAHDADMYAAIDAMVDKLDRQVQKHKQKVQDHHHEALKHQHSQQ; encoded by the coding sequence ATGAATCTCACCATCACCGGCCATCACGTCGAAGTCACCCCGGCCATCCGCGACTACGTGAGCTCGAAGCTGGACCGCGTCATCCGCCACTTCGACAACGTCACCAGCGTCGGCGTGATCCTGTCGGTGGAAAAACTGGACCAAAAAGCCGAAGTCACCCTGCACACCCGCGGCAAAGACATCTTTGTCGAAGCCCACGATGCCGACATGTACGCGGCCATCGACGCCATGGTCGACAAGCTCGACCGTCAGGTCCAAAAGCACAAGCAGAAGGTGCAGGACCACCATCACGAGGCGCTCAAGCACCAGCACAGCCAACAGTGA
- the ptsN gene encoding PTS IIA-like nitrogen regulatory protein PtsN, producing the protein MSLIAQLLPLSNVVVDLDASSKKRVFEQAGLLFENHQGIARSVVFDSLFARERLGSTGLGQGIAIPHGRIKGLKEAAGAFFRLATPVQFDAPDGRPVNILFILLVPEQANETHLQLLSELAQMFSDRDFREQLLQAPDPAAVHALFANWGPHATDERRAAL; encoded by the coding sequence ATGAGCCTGATCGCACAACTCCTCCCCCTTTCCAACGTGGTCGTCGATCTCGACGCGAGCAGCAAAAAGCGCGTGTTCGAGCAAGCCGGGCTGTTGTTCGAGAACCACCAGGGTATTGCGCGCAGCGTGGTGTTCGACAGTCTGTTCGCCCGCGAACGCCTCGGTTCCACCGGGCTGGGACAGGGCATCGCCATCCCGCACGGGCGCATCAAGGGGCTCAAGGAAGCGGCGGGTGCTTTTTTCCGGCTCGCCACACCGGTGCAGTTCGACGCCCCGGACGGCCGCCCGGTGAACATTCTGTTCATCCTGCTGGTGCCCGAGCAGGCCAACGAAACCCATTTGCAACTGCTCTCCGAACTGGCGCAGATGTTCAGCGACCGCGACTTCCGCGAGCAGTTGCTGCAAGCGCCCGACCCGGCCGCCGTGCATGCCCTGTTCGCCAACTGGGGCCCCCATGCGACAGACGAGCGTCGCGCGGCTCTATGA